A single region of the Streptomyces virginiae genome encodes:
- a CDS encoding RNA polymerase sigma-70 factor, which yields MSKVEEFEELRPLLFSIAYRMLGSVSEAEDAVQETWLRFDASATRPASTKAFLSTTVTRLSIDVLRSARVRREEYVGPWFPEPLLNDPYQDPARSAELADSVSMAALLLLERLSPLERSVFVLREVFAFGFDEVATAVGRSEAACRQLLVRARRHMEAGRPRFRADRQERQELATRFLDAMKDGDITGLQRLLAADAQLVGDSGGKAPQLAKTVNGAQNVARLLAAFFPWLSRIGVTAEPHDVNGEPGAIVRDPDGRVLHVLAFEMLDGRIATIRSVVNPDKLAHLGPVADAWAITREIREARRAAR from the coding sequence ATGAGCAAGGTCGAGGAGTTCGAGGAACTGCGGCCACTGCTGTTCTCGATCGCCTACCGGATGCTGGGCAGCGTGAGCGAGGCCGAGGACGCGGTGCAGGAGACCTGGCTGCGCTTCGACGCCTCGGCGACCCGGCCCGCGTCCACCAAGGCCTTCCTGTCGACGACGGTCACCCGGCTCTCGATCGACGTACTGCGCTCCGCGCGGGTGCGGCGCGAGGAGTACGTCGGACCGTGGTTCCCTGAGCCCCTGCTGAACGACCCCTACCAGGACCCGGCGCGGTCGGCGGAACTGGCGGACTCGGTGTCGATGGCCGCGCTGCTGCTCCTGGAGCGGCTCAGCCCGTTGGAGCGCTCGGTGTTCGTCCTACGGGAGGTCTTCGCCTTCGGCTTCGACGAGGTCGCCACGGCGGTGGGCCGCTCGGAGGCGGCCTGCCGCCAACTGCTGGTCCGGGCGCGGCGGCACATGGAGGCCGGCCGGCCGAGGTTCCGGGCGGACCGTCAGGAGCGGCAGGAACTGGCGACGCGGTTCCTGGACGCGATGAAGGACGGCGACATCACCGGGCTGCAACGGCTGCTGGCCGCCGACGCCCAACTGGTCGGGGACAGCGGCGGCAAGGCCCCGCAGCTGGCGAAGACCGTCAACGGCGCCCAGAACGTAGCCCGTCTGCTCGCCGCGTTCTTCCCCTGGCTGTCCCGCATCGGCGTGACCGCCGAGCCCCACGACGTGAACGGCGAGCCGGGTGCGATCGTCCGCGACCCGGACGGCCGGGTGCTCCACGTCCTCGCCTTCGAGATGCTCGACGGCAGGATCGCCACCATCCGCTCGGTGGTCAACCCCGACAAGCTCGCCCACCTGGGCCCGGTGGCGGACGCCTGGGCGATCACCCGCGAAATCCGCGAGGCCCGCCGCGCGGCGAGATGA
- a CDS encoding carboxymuconolactone decarboxylase family protein, with the protein MDTRLNLFAGPTTGKALKHLMSAGKVIKESPLPAATQELVSLRVSQINGCAVCIDMHTKEAAAAGETPVRLHLVAAWREATVFTEAERAALELAEEGTRTADGAGGVADEVWARAAKHYDEEELNALVLLIAFMNMANRINVITRQPGGDYVAGQFH; encoded by the coding sequence ATGGACACGCGACTGAACCTCTTCGCCGGCCCGACCACCGGCAAGGCCCTGAAGCACCTCATGTCGGCCGGCAAGGTGATCAAGGAGTCGCCGCTGCCGGCCGCGACGCAGGAGCTGGTGTCGCTGCGCGTGAGCCAGATCAACGGCTGCGCGGTCTGCATCGACATGCACACCAAGGAGGCCGCCGCCGCGGGCGAGACCCCGGTACGGCTGCACCTGGTGGCGGCGTGGCGCGAGGCCACGGTCTTCACCGAGGCCGAGCGTGCCGCGCTGGAACTGGCGGAGGAAGGCACCCGGACCGCGGACGGGGCGGGCGGGGTGGCCGACGAGGTGTGGGCGCGGGCCGCCAAGCACTACGACGAGGAGGAACTCAACGCCCTCGTGCTGCTGATCGCCTTCATGAACATGGCGAACCGGATCAACGTCATCACCCGTCAGCCGGGCGGCGACTACGTGGCCGGACAGTTCCACTGA